The Silene latifolia isolate original U9 population chromosome 4, ASM4854445v1, whole genome shotgun sequence region ACTGGGGACATGTCGACATTGTTATGACTAATGAAATACACTTGTAGTGCTTTTGGATGAAAATCTATTAGAAAAGGAGTTGCATCTAGGTCCTCACTTTCTGTAAAAGTTTTTCAATCCTAAAGATTGATCGTTAGTCATGTAACGTGACCAGAATGCAGAAAGGATGTTAAGATCATTAACTGTGACATCTAACTTCAGGGTTGAGTTACGAGAGATGGGTTTTGTCTACATTTCCTCCAATGCCCCCGAAATCTGGTCTGATTCAAGTGATCATAATGTTTCTGGGAATGATTGTTatgatttcttttttctttttcgaactTCATCCATTTATTTGTTTATGTATTAGCCGACCCCAGACTATGTTGGGACTAAGGCTCTGTTGTTGTGGTGCTTGAATTTGGCCGTCTTCTTGTCATTAGATTATGCAGTTCaggagactcatatattgtatTTCGAAAGTAAATATGAGGATTATCTGAAGAAGCACATTTGAGAAAACTGGAGGATCTGAACAATAAGTATAAGTATTGGTAATAATTTTGTCAATAATGTGTGTCATATCTAATCTTTTTTTGTTGCAAGCTGGTTTTTGCCTTTGTACAATTGGAAGTTATGTAAATATATATCTCCATAGTCTGAAACAATACAGTTTCTAACATCAGACTGTTTGAAAGTAAGAATGAAAGACTCAAAACCATTCAGGACTACCATATAAACCTAAGTATCAAAGGTAAATTGACCCCTAAAAAGATTATGGCGCTTTGACAGGGACTTGTTTGTTACAGTTATGGTCCTTTTTTGTGATTACCACCACTGGCAGGGACCTGATTATAATAAACACCCAAGCCCTTTTGCTTCTGAAGATTTCATGATCCTGAGTCTCTTGCAAGAGGTGATGAACATCTCCCAGGGTACATCTCCGGCAAGCATCCAGTCACCATCTTTGTCTTCATAGGTGGGTGCGAATTCGGATCCATTGTAGCCATCTCTCTCTGAGTATTTTCCGATGCAAATCTTGAACATGTTTCCTAAGGCCTGTAATAGCTCTTCATAACTTGAGTACACCTTCAAGTCAATCTTCCTTAAGTATGGTGCTCCGTCCATGCTTACTTTGACATACATTCCTGACCCATCAGCTTTTTCCGTTGTCTTGGGTTGTAGGGTATTCTTCCTGTATGACCTGATTGGTGGCCATCCTACTACTTGTGCCCTGCAATAGTTAATATAAAGAAAGGTTAGATTTCACATTCATTTActcttgtttttttttcttatttcatGGTTGTTCGTCAAAATTTGGTTTTCTATAAGACTCTTTAGCTATTTTTAATGAGGATGAATTGTAATCAGGACTTACTTGGAAGGAGGCGGGCAATCATCATTCCGAGCATCAGAAATGCTGGAGTTGTTTGTTGATGATGAGTCTTCAGGCATATCAGGTAATGCTCTCTTGTTACTCCTACCACCATTACCAGAAGTTGTTTGTGTACCTGGTTCATTGTGTCCAGGTAATCCAAGTCTTAGCTCAGTTGCATCAAGATGCAGATCATTGTCATATGTTTCCGACCTTGCCATGATAAACTTTGATGTTCTTCTCAAAAATCAATCGAAAACCACGTGAATCGCTTCGTAATGATCCTTTTGATCAGTGAATATAAACACCCTTGAGAATTGCAGAATGCTTAGGTTGATATTTTTGCTAGTTCTGAAAATTTCTCTAAAATTCTTAGCTGTTTCTTAGCTTGTGAGGGAAATGCTTAGAAGTTGTGAGGGTTGAATGACTGGAAGGTAAGGAAAGGCAGGTATTATATAAAAGAAGGGTTGATTAATATGGGGAGACAGAATAAAACACGCATACAGAGTCCAAACTTATTCTGTTTTCTATGTGTGTATGCATTAAACAAGTCATTACCACAAGAAATGCTAACCTTTGTGGACCAGCTGATTATGGTTAGTGTGGGGTTAGTTATGGCTTAGACTTAACCCTTTTGTTAAGGTACAATATTAAACAGCTACTACTGCATTTTGGTGAGGGAACATTGGTGAGACATAGAACAACCAATTGTCTAGAAGAGTGTTGACCCCACTATAATGGATGGACATGATGAATCCTTGAGCGGATTTTCGACCGTTGGATCGGGAGCAAAGAACTCATCATGTTTTTGAAATCCCCAcatgggttatgatggatgtgtcATTTACTAATGTGGTGAGTATGGCCATGTGGTTTTGAGGTTATGATTTAATTAAGGAACACTCTTTCTTTCTTTAGCTAATACTATTGAGTATTGATTAATACTTTGTCTTACGGCCTTAAGGTATACTTTGACATGTGGGGTTTTTGATGGGTGGTTTATGGTTAGGTCATGAGACATTGGAGATTTTGACTTATAATTGCAGTCAGAAAAATATCATATCCTACTGTTGATAAACGATTTATTTAATTCTTACATCTGCTCAAGTACCCAACTTCCTCTTACCAAGTCATATTTTTTAAAAGGACGGTGTGTGGGATATATTGTAGCGTTTTTGCTGATAACACAAGGATAAAACTGCATACATCTGAGTATCTGATCCATGATATCTCGTAGTCGAGGTTACGGGGAGCCTTTGGTGTATTGGGTAATTTTTTGATTCTTGGTCAAACTATGTGAACCTAATCTTTCAAACATATGATTAACTTCCAATGTCATTGATCCCCTTTTACAATAATTAGCGAAAGTGCAGAAAGATGCTTCTGAGTTTTAAAGCGTTTTCTAATGTTTTTCAGGTgttcctttaattttttttaataaacatTTGATCCTTTTTGTCTAGAAAACACTCATCAACAACCTGCTTTATTCCTCTGTGAGATAAGGTTAGGTGTTATTAGGTAGGTATTGAGGTTATTGCTTTTGCAGTTCTTAACGTCTAAGCATGTCACTTCTTAAAATATCGAAACTTGGGTATCGCCGTATCGAAACAGACACTAGAATGGTAGCGGATTTGTAAAATTCCGAAAATAAAATACAAGTAGAGCAAGAAAATATTCTACGGAGTATAATTTTGATACGTTTTGTAGATATGGTGTAAATTTTACTAATCAACTGAGACATAGTTTGTAGTTGGCTAAATGGATCACCACCGAGAACCACCGCCACAAACCGTAATCCAGTCGCAAACAAAATCGTTAGATCATGTCATCTTCCTCACGGCTGTGACATTTTTAAGCAAGTTTCACATCATTTTACCCATTACATGTGGTATGGTTTGCAATACAAACATTAAAAAGTAGGACTTACTGGCCTTTGGTTGGGGTATTTTTAGTACATAGTCTACAAATAGCCATGCATCTTGGTGGTTCGATTTTTCGGAACTTAACTATTTCAGGATTATGTGTAGTAAATAGTTCAAGTTGAAGTTTACAAATGTAGGTGCATGCCCCTTTCACCTAACTTTTCCACTACCTTACCTGTTTACCTATATTTATGTTCTTCCCTTCAAACATAGAATTCTTACAAGTTTTAGATGTCTTCTCTTTTAAGGGGGGGTATTGAGATAACTTTTCACGTGATTATGGCCTGTTTTGGGCACCCTTTTGGTAGCTTGTATCTGTAAAGGAAACTTATTTAGCAATTTTACGGTAAGACCGTCTTTTCGTGTGAGACCATTTAATAGTAATTAGGCTATCGTTAACAAGTACTCTATAGTTACTTTTCAAGTATAACAAAAGTGTTTCAAGTGACTCATTACAGAAAGACGATCTTACGGTAAAATTTGTAAACTTTTTATGCTGGCTTTTTACCATATCTGTTAATTTATTTAACTTCACCAGATTTTCCTGCAATTTTTAATGGAGTATTGTTAAACTTGGTTAGATGCATTTAGCTGTTTAATTTCTTCAATATGAAGTAGGACATACTCCATTAGAGTTTGATGTGGTATCACAACCTGTCTGTCTTTGCACTATAAATGCAGTCGACACTGTTTTAAAATGTTATCGTCAAACCTGATACCGCGGCTAGTGATAAATTGTATACTGAAATGTATCTGGAATAGTTAAGGTCGATGCTCCTCTCCTCCAATCAAACAAATATCCGCCATTGACTCAGTTGTGAGGCCGTGGTCCGCAACGTGTTATACCTGTGACCTGTTTGTACATACAATGATGCTGAAAACCGCGTTAAGTTGGAACGAGATACGTGTGTGATTAACTAGTGTAACATTAAAAGCAGGATTATTCCTTTAAACCAGTTTAGTTGTCCACTAACTTTGTCTTGATAGCAAGTTCATAATCTTTCCCTGTAAGATTTTGCTTCGTATTTTAATAATCTTAACTTTGCAAGTTGATACATGATAGTCTTTttttatgataaataaataaaatactaCTGACCCTTTATTCTCTTTGCTAAAGATGTCGAAACCGTGCAATATAACACAATATCTTCTATCAGAATGGTCCTAACTCCTGATTATACTAGTCTGTTGTCAGTTTATGATAATTAACTCTAATAACGACGCGTATATTAGCCTGCTGCATTGCTTATCTGTGGATTAGCTGCTGCTGACTGGTTTTGATGTTATTGAAGATAATTAGCCTAATGTTTTGTCGTCGAAACAAGGGTACTATGCATGTGATTCTTAGCCAGCAATGCTAGTATTGCCTTTTTGCATTTATTTGCAACTGATATATCATAACATGTTCTTGTTCGGTACTTAGGTGCAGGGATGTGATTATGTGTGGTGCAAATTCGATCTGAATATAACGAGTTTGTGGGATTTCTGATACGGAATGAGAAGGTGAAAATGAGATTAATTCGACATGTAAATTAGAAAAATACTCGTATATTCAGTTAAAAGCTATACTACTCGATGGGATTTTCAGTTCGGTTAATCAACAATGCAGAGATCAAGAAAAAGTGTCAAATTCGGAGTATACGTTGTGTCAAAGGCAGATGTGGGCACTTTCGACACATGGTGATGTGCGGGGCCGTTTCGGTTTGAGCCCATACTGATATGGGAAGGACATGATCGTGCGTGTGTTTTGTTAGATGGAATATGGTATGGTGAACAAGTCATTTTGGGTACGTGCATTGATGTAAATTAGTAGTAGTGGGTCTGTTGATATGATTCATTACAGGCGTGCACCTTAAGCTTGTCTCATCCACAGCTGACTATTTTCGACTTCTCCCGTAAAAAGGACATTCCATATAAAGAAAACCCGTTCTGGCATTGATGTAAGAGGTATTCAGAGAAACTCGACGGTCATAATATACTCTAAGAAGGTTAAAATACACTCTGAGGATGACATTACGGAGCAAGGTGATGGTATCGGCTAATTATAATTGTCCGGTTCTAGAAATCAATTTTATGATTCCGATCCAAAAACAACTATGTTGAAACAATCACCCATTTGGCTGAAGAATAAAAGCAACAATAGGTCTCACTTGTGATGGGTCAAATATCACTCatatgggtagataagacaaaaagtaAAATGCATAGGGAATCACAAATGACTTCTCTTTATCTTCCCATTTGGGTTTAATTTGACCCGTCACAGGCTTCGTATAATGGAGAACTTTTACCTCGTTGATTTCACTCATCGAGTTTTATGTAGACTAATCCTCCTACAAAAGAACACCAACACAGTCACAATTCGACTTTATTAAAGGGACAAACTTTATTACAGAAATTTAGTGATTTTTACACTGCACAGATCTTAGATCTGACAATGAGGGTATAAAAATCTATCCAGTGAATATAAATATCGCCTGACTCGTCATTCCCCATAAAAGTTAGGGATGGAATCAGCTCCTGTTTTCCTCCGTCCGTctactgaactgaactgaactggtTTATTCACTCAGTTTATTAAGCACGGACAGATACAATTATGGTTTAAGCTTCGAGGTCGATTGATTTGACAATCAAGTCTGCATTTTTCTTCGATTTCATGATCAACTCTGCGTTGGGACGGTCATTGTAATCTATCTGCAGTTTGCAATCAGATTAGTTGGTTACAAATCCCTATTTATATGCCAATACTGTAACATCGAAAAAAAATAGTAATGGACCAAATTGACGAATCGTTTGCTAAGGTTTTCATGCGTTCTTGGTTACCAAATTTGATCATTATCACACCATCACCTGGAGCGTTCCTTAAAAGTCATTATAAAGGTTACTCCGTATAATAAATTCCAAACAAAGCTTCGGCAGATAATTAGAATCAATTATAGATCGTCAAGAAGCGCCCCAAAGCTACACATAGGTGATGGAGATAACAACTAATCCAATTTCAAATGATAAAATGACACATCACGCCATCTTAGACATTCCTTTCtcaattagtctcactatagacggatatatccgtctaaagtgaaagacgggtcaaatatggttaaagtggtgacatttttggggcCCACCATGCAACTTTTTGCTTGTCTTATgaaagtgggtggatatttggctcgtctataactatagacggatatctcccgtctataatgagaatttgtgttcctTATGAGATGGGTATTGCGAATGGAAATAACCATTGAGCATTTAACTCGAGTACCCATGTGACACAAAAATAGTCACGAGGTTTCTATGACAAACTCAACTCATTTTGACACACTCAACCAAGGTGATCCCAAAATGCCCAAAATGAAGGTTATAGTGGACGTTCGAATCACTTTCACGGTAATGTGTTGCAAGTTTAGCGAGCCATCTCGCTTCCATCATACTCATTATTGAGCAGTATATATAAATGCAAATTATATAATCAAAGTTATCAAACCCGTGTAAAGTCAAAAAGAAGATCAGCGAAACAACACAGTTTTGCTTAACATGGCATTGCGGAATGCGGACTTACCCGCCATTTTGCTTCTTCTGGAGATCTATTGGCTGTGGAATGCAAAGCAACAGAATGAAATTAGTATAGTATAGATGACTGATTGTATAATTAGTCCTTCAAAATTTATACAATGGAAAACATACATTTTGACATATGCCTCTTCAAGACTCGTTGCATAGATGTGTCGAGGTCAACGTCAATGAACCTTCACATTCATAACAGCATTAACAACATACATTACGAAAAGGACCAACCACTCGATCTGCCACAGACTGAACCATTAAGATGAACAGGGGGAAAAAAACATGACGGTAACAAAAAAGGTTTCCGATCTGTGAGCAAATTTGGAGGCAAAGAAAGACAGATCACAGATATTAAATTTAATACCCTAATAAGGCCATCAATTCATTATCATATAGAAAGTTATGATAAGTGTCTTGATGCATTCCTGGATTATCATGAAAGCATCAAATGCGTGCATTACGGGCTTGCACATGCATTATAGAGATAGTCGATAGATAGAGTCGACAGAGTGAAAATTCACAACGGGTCAGCTGATCACAAAtaagattatacatccagttgtacaatagcattgtacaaccaacaCACGTCTATTTGAGCTTATATATATTTTTTCTGAGCTTtccaaatttttgatttttttatgtttaagtggatAAACTCATAAACTtaaataaagctcatattctttaaaacaaaactcgtaAATTTTGTTATAAAGCTCGGATTCTACACAACCAGTTGTACTATTACTGGTTGTATAGTCTATGAATGgttgtatagtctatgaactgtcAATTGATTGGCTATTTTTCCGAGCATTTGTTAGAAAGGCAAGTTCTTTGTTGGAAAGGCTAGTTTGATGCAGGACTAATTCGTAGTACTGAATGAATAACCAAGTAGAATCCTAAAGCACTATAAAACTTACCATTTCTCGTCAAACAAGGTAGATATATCATTCCACACCCCTTCCTCTAGAAGCAAATAATTTCCTTCTACTATAACAACTTTGTGCCTGAAAGCAAGTAAATTAAATAAACCCTGTTAGACTCTTGTTCCGTAAAACTGAAACTCGAAAACTAACATAATGAAATACAGCAGCAGCCCGGTTGGAGGTCCACAACAAGGGCAAGAGTTCACAGCTATAGACCACGTGTTTTAAATAAAAGCTGAGAGGATATTCTGCGTTTTTTTTTTATGGTTCTACAGCTTCTACTCTCGCTGTACAACCCGACTCAGGGGTCCACCTCATCCATCAGGAAATGacagaaaaaaaatataaatctTACAGACATGGCATATGCATAAATAACAAGTTAAGATTCAGAATAGTCAGATTGTACATCCTGCATAACATATTAAGAGCCAATTACTGTTAAATTAGCTACCAGGGAACTTCAGAAATGATGCCGATAGTTTAGAAGTTAATTTAATAGTAGAAACGGTATCTATGGCAACCATAAAATAGAGAAATTACTTATTTTGCTTGAGAAGATGGAAGGAGAATACTAAAATTGATTCAAAGAACCGAAGTTACAATAATCATGAATGCTGGAGTAGAAGAAGACTAAAGACAAAGAAAGGTTTGGAATAGAATGGTTATTAGACAACATCCCAGACACGTAAGTACCATTACAGAAAACACGGAACATTGCAACAAGAAATGTTCACTTACTGAAGGGAGACAAATATGTCATCTTCAACGGGATCTCCTACGCCATGGTCGAATGATGGTGCACAAACAGATCCCTGGAAATTAACTGAATGAAAAGTCGCACTAATACGCTAAAAACTATTACAGCTTAACCTTGTCCATTTATGGGACCCGATTAAGCAATAAATATGAGCACATTGTTTATCTATGAATGTATCAAGGCATTACTACATGAGAAGCTTACCTCATTTTTCAAAGTTTGGAGACATTTGAGTAACCTTGCCGGGTCGAATGTCCATGGAGCTGATGTAAAAAGAGATAGACATTGTCAAAAACTCCGTAGTTAAGGCTCCGAGgtatatagttttttttttttaataatcagACTTGAGGAATATCCAAATGGAGGAGTCTCACCTCCTCTTCTTGCATGAGCTTCTTTTGGATCCTAAATACAAAATGAAAACCACGTCAAGACTCTCTCGAGTAAAGACTAAACAATGATAAAATCTCTTGCAAACACACATGTTTCGGAGGACTATAGTGACATCAATTCACTAACACCATATTTTTCGGGAGGGTATATTTCAAGAAGACCTAAGGATTGTGTTACGGTGATAGGTTGATGTTTACCAACATACCCTTAACACCAAGTTGCTAGCATTGCTAGTAGTTTAAATGGTTTACTTGTCAGGCTGCTAATGATTCTGTGGAAATAATCCCTCAATATTTTTcaatttgttttaaaaaaaaaatatgttaacTTATTAAACCAATTTTGGAAGTTCAACACGATGACTCGGCTTTAAATAATCCAAATAAATCCTGCTAGATGattgtacaaaaaaaaaaagctcCCGATAAACAAAGGTAGTCCCATAtatataatacggagtattacagtaggTGAAAAGCTTAAGTGAAAtccagagaaagagaaagaaggcTCACCTCCATTGCATCTAGTTGATGTCGATAAAGATGGAAACCATCCATGGGAAGTACTGTAGCAACCTCTGGCGAATCTATTAGTTCATCCATGGCAGGTGCTTTCTGTGGCCATTTATTGTTGATGCGCTTAACCACTTCCGATGCCACAGTACTTTTTCCAGCACCGGGAGGACCAGCTAAGCCGACTATGTATCTGCATCACAATTCATAAACTTAAATACCTATTTAAACATCCATGATCACACTGACAAGTGATTACGAAAAAGTACAAACATCCCAATTCAGACCATGCACCATGAGTGAGACACAGCAAATTGCAAATCAGCAGCATATAATGCAACTCATGTAAGGATATCCTTAAAAAAATATTAAGTAGGAGAATAGGGAGCTAACTTGAAGTTCGGATTTGCCGCGGCTGCTGCAGTAGGAAGAAGACGTTCTGCAAGCGAATCATATACCTCATCCATACATCTTTATAAAGAAAACATAGAATTACTAGCAATAAAGGTATATCAGTATAATTCAAACTCAAACTAACAAGTTTTACAGAACGCTTTTAAGTCGCTGTGTGTCACTCTCAACTGTTAAGCAGGTACTCTCTACAAAAGATTTTTTTTACAGACCAGTCGTGGAATTGTGATTTTTGAGCTCTATAACTACGAGGGAAAACTGAGGGGGGAGATTAAacaacggaaaaaaaaaattacgttAGGAAAAAGAACTAAGACGCAAAATAGTAAACATTTGTAGAACCAACACAAGTTGATCCTTTCGCAAAAGGTTAACAGGAAATACAATACCGCCCACTTAATTGCAAAGTTTCCACGCTCAGACAGAGTAACACTACCCAGCAAAAACATGATGTTGGCATTATGGCATACCTTGCTTCTAACACACGAGCATCACTGTTGCGGCAACATGACACCTGATTCAGAACCAGCAGGATATTAATACACACACAATCACATTTATCAACTCGTGTTTTCCACGAAATACTGTATAATAAGTATAAAGTGATGGATTCAAAATTATACTACCTTCAGAACGGCACAATCTCGAAGATTGGCCCGAGCTGTATAAACCAAAGGTTGTGTGGCATTTACAGCACACTTCGTTGACAACGACGATTGGCGCCATTGATAAAACCTTACTTGTTTAGCCACATCTATAAGTAAAACCACAATTAATCACTCTGATAAATTCTCATCATCAATCaatgataaaccctaattaaaaatCTAATCAAACCCATGAACTGATCATCTGACCAAAACCCAAAACCAGAAAACAAGTAAATTGAGTACCCAACAATTAAAATTAGCATCATTGTATTATACAATCAACACAATTGTAAGTTGTaacaatatactccctccgtcacaatcatttatttactttttttattCTTCGTGTAACGTAttataatcaaaggtaaacaaatgattgagacggagggagcaTTCAACATAATCATCATAGCCTACAATCCAATATTCAATCAAGTTATTATTTTTCATGAACCCATCAAtcccaattaaaaaaaaaaaaagagaagggtATCAAAGTGATCATCCATTAATGAACCAAATATTTAATCAAATACAACATTGACTAGATAAAACAGTTATTCTcgtgtaagaccgtcttatattatGACCCATTTAAATGAAAAGTTAGTTAGTTAATAAATCCGTTTTACAAACTTATTATCTAAGAAAAAAGGAATaataaaaaa contains the following coding sequences:
- the LOC141653052 gene encoding auxin-induced protein 22D-like, which translates into the protein MARSETYDNDLHLDATELRLGLPGHNEPGTQTTSGNGGRSNKRALPDMPEDSSSTNNSSISDARNDDCPPPSKAQVVGWPPIRSYRKNTLQPKTTEKADGSGMYVKVSMDGAPYLRKIDLKVYSSYEELLQALGNMFKICIGKYSERDGYNGSEFAPTYEDKDGDWMLAGDVPWEMFITSCKRLRIMKSSEAKGLGCLL
- the LOC141653053 gene encoding putative uridine kinase C227.14; the encoded protein is MESLTFVPTSSSISSSYSSDVAKQVRFYQWRQSSLSTKCAVNATQPLVYTARANLRDCAVLKVSCCRNSDARVLEARCMDEVYDSLAERLLPTAAAAANPNFKYIVGLAGPPGAGKSTVASEVVKRINNKWPQKAPAMDELIDSPEVATVLPMDGFHLYRHQLDAMEDPKEAHARRGAPWTFDPARLLKCLQTLKNEGSVCAPSFDHGVGDPVEDDIFVSLQHKVVIVEGNYLLLEEGVWNDISTLFDEKWFIDVDLDTSMQRVLKRHMSKSNRSPEEAKWRIDYNDRPNAELIMKSKKNADLIVKSIDLEA